The genomic interval CTACTTTTTGTTTAAACTATAACTCCTTTATTTTTATAAAGTAATTTCTATCTATATTAAAATTAGATGAATTTGTTTTAATGGTTTTCCAGCTTTTGGTTGGATGTATCATTTTTGTTTTACGATCAATTTCTACTTTTAAAGGAATCATAAATCCGTCAATGATATTATTCCAACGATATGAAATAATATTATTTTCAATTTTATATTCTAAAACAGGGATTTTAGTTGTTCTTAAATATTGGTCAAAAAAAGTACTTAAATCTATACCAGATTGTTTAGAAATATAATTTTCAATTTCTTGTGTTGTAACTGTTTTATGATAAAAAGTACTATTTAATCCTCTTAAAATTGAACGCCATTTTTCATCATCATTTATAAGCTGACGAATGGTATGCAACATATTTGCACCTTTATAATACATGTCTCCAGAACCTTCACTATTTACATCATATTGACCAATAATTGGAATATCATTTGAAATATTAGAACGCGTACCTATTACATAATCTGCAGAAGCTTCTTTACCATAATAGTAATCTAAAAATAGATTTTCTGAATAAGCTGTAAAGCTTTCATGAATCCACATATCAGCTATATCTTTATAGGTAATATTATTTGCAAACCATTCGTGTCCAGATTCATGAATAATTATAAAATCAAACTTTAATCCCCAACCAGTATTAGATAAATCTCTTCCTAAATAACCGTTTACATATTTATTTCCATAGGTGATAGAACTTTGATGCTCCATGCCTAAATAAGGGGCTTCAACTAATTTAAAACCATCTTTATAAAAGGGATATTTACCAAACCAATGCTCAAATGCTTTCATCATTTTTGGAGCGTCTTTAAAGTGTTTTTTTGCTTTTTCTAAATTATCACGAAGTACATAATAATCCATGTCTAAAAGTCCAGCTTCACCGTTATATTTTTCAGAAAAATGAACATAATCTCCTATATTAATATTTACTCCGTAATTATTAATCGGATTGTCAACAAACCAATGATATGTTGTTGTTTCATCTTTATGTTTTTCAACTTTTCTTAGGCGTCCGTTAGAAATGTTCATTAAGTTTTTAGGCACTCGAACGCTTATAGCCAAACTATCAACTTCATCATACATATGATCCTTGTTTGGCCACCAAACACTAGCACCTAGACCTTGACAAGAAGTTGCTGCAAAATGATTTCCGTTGCTATCTTTTTTCCAAGAAAATCCACCATCCCAAGGTGCATTTCTAGCAACTTTAGGATTTCCTTCATAATAAACATCTATTGAATTTATTGAGCCAATTCTTTGTTTTTTATTTAGATGAATAAAATGTGCATTTCCTTCAGAAATAATTCTTAACGATTCTCCTTTCTGTGTTGCTTTTGTGATTTTTAAAGGTGGTTGTAAATCAATTTGTAAAACTTGATGTGATTTTAAAACTTTGTATTGAACGGTGTTTTTTCCTTTAATAAATTTTTTATCAGGATCTACTGCTACTTTTAAATCATAGAAAGTTACATCCCACCAGGCTCTTTCAGGTGTTATAGAACCACGTAAAGTATCTTGCTTGGTAAATGTCTTTGTATGTTCGAAAAGAGAAGTTTGGCCTAGTATTGAAAAACTCAATAAAAGAAGTAGACTATTTATTAAAATAGATTTTTTATACATGATTTATTTAGATAACAAGTTAGTTAATGCTTTGTTCAAAGTTTTGAATTCAAATTCAAATCCTGTTTTTGTTATTTTTTTTGATGAAACTCTACTCCCATATAGCAAAATCTTTGCCAATTCTCCAAAAACTGTTTTTAATACAAATGAAGGGATTTTAATAAGGAGTATAGTTTTAGATAAAACAGTTCCTAAAGTTCTTGTAAATGATAAATTTGTTTGATGTTCTGGAGCCACAGCATTATAAATTCCAGTAAATGTATTGTCTTCAATTGCTTTTATATACAGGTTGCATAAGTCATCGATATGTATCCACGGCATGTATTGCTTCCCGTTTCCTAATGAAGATAAAAAAATAGGTGTATTCATTTTAGATAATGCTCCGCCATTCTTTGTTAATACGATTCCAGTTCTTAAAATAGTAGTTGGTATGTTAATTTGATTATACTTTTTTACTGCATTTTCCCATAAAACACATACATTAGAAATAAAGTCATTTTCTGGTTTATCATCTTCTTTAAAAATAGTATCAGATGTCATTGCTCCATAATATCCAATGCCAGAAGCTGAAATAAAACCTTTTAAAGGTGTTTTTAATTCGGTAATTTTTTTAAATAATAAGTTTGTAGATTGGACTCTACTATCTATGATTTCTTGCTTTCTTTTATTTGTCCAACATTTATTTGCAATCCCAGCGCCAGCTAGGTGAATGATGAAATCTAAATCTGTAAAAACTTTTTCATCAATATACTTCTCTTTGATGTTCCATTTATATTCATTCGATTTTGTTGGGTTTCTACTAAGAATTCTTACCTCATGATTATTTTCTACTAACTTTTCATGAAGGATCTCTCCAATCAACCCAGTACCTCCAGAGATTAAAATTTTACTCATTTTCCGTTATAGGTTTCAATTCTAAAACTGTATCGGCAAAATCAAAAATAGCATCTTGTACCTTTAAATAATCTTTATAAAAAAATCGAGAAGC from Lutibacter sp. Hel_I_33_5 carries:
- a CDS encoding TIGR01777 family oxidoreductase translates to MSKILISGGTGLIGEILHEKLVENNHEVRILSRNPTKSNEYKWNIKEKYIDEKVFTDLDFIIHLAGAGIANKCWTNKRKQEIIDSRVQSTNLLFKKITELKTPLKGFISASGIGYYGAMTSDTIFKEDDKPENDFISNVCVLWENAVKKYNQINIPTTILRTGIVLTKNGGALSKMNTPIFLSSLGNGKQYMPWIHIDDLCNLYIKAIEDNTFTGIYNAVAPEHQTNLSFTRTLGTVLSKTILLIKIPSFVLKTVFGELAKILLYGSRVSSKKITKTGFEFEFKTLNKALTNLLSK
- a CDS encoding M1 family metallopeptidase, yielding MYKKSILINSLLLLLSFSILGQTSLFEHTKTFTKQDTLRGSITPERAWWDVTFYDLKVAVDPDKKFIKGKNTVQYKVLKSHQVLQIDLQPPLKITKATQKGESLRIISEGNAHFIHLNKKQRIGSINSIDVYYEGNPKVARNAPWDGGFSWKKDSNGNHFAATSCQGLGASVWWPNKDHMYDEVDSLAISVRVPKNLMNISNGRLRKVEKHKDETTTYHWFVDNPINNYGVNINIGDYVHFSEKYNGEAGLLDMDYYVLRDNLEKAKKHFKDAPKMMKAFEHWFGKYPFYKDGFKLVEAPYLGMEHQSSITYGNKYVNGYLGRDLSNTGWGLKFDFIIIHESGHEWFANNITYKDIADMWIHESFTAYSENLFLDYYYGKEASADYVIGTRSNISNDIPIIGQYDVNSEGSGDMYYKGANMLHTIRQLINDDEKWRSILRGLNSTFYHKTVTTQEIENYISKQSGIDLSTFFDQYLRTTKIPVLEYKIENNIISYRWNNIIDGFMIPLKVEIDRKTKMIHPTKSWKTIKTNSSNFNIDRNYFIKIKEL